A region from the Triticum aestivum cultivar Chinese Spring chromosome 3D, IWGSC CS RefSeq v2.1, whole genome shotgun sequence genome encodes:
- the LOC123076016 gene encoding uncharacterized protein, with translation MEQRRGSRLVPFPLTDIWAPLSSLFFSRTETLGLRFARRLLPARTAPPRLALAVVIVFLPASSPLLGIIHPLRLMAKTRQEAINMFLEQVASAEKLRPETDPEIVFFKRYCIALYCRPDGMLPCHICQEDNPRNTPIYIDETNMKSHCKMQHRRATIKCTEQNCTVLFNSLADKELHRFYCHKKAYGWWIL, from the exons atggagcagaggagggggagcagGCTGGTGCCGTTTCCTCTAACTGACATTTGGGCCCCACTCTCTTCTCTGTTTTTCTCCCGCACGGAGACGCTGGGACTTCGCTTCGCTCGGAGGCTGCTCCCCGCCCgcaccgccccgccccgcctcgCGCTCGCCGTCGTCATCGTCTTCCTCCCCGCCTCTTCGCCGCTCCTCGGAATCATCCATCCGCTCCG GTTAATGGCTAAGACGCGACAAGAAGCGATCAATATGTTCCTAGAACAGGTTGCATCTGCAGAGAAGCTTCGCCCAGAGACCGACCCAGAGATTGTCTTCTTCAAGAGGTACTGCATAGCGCTTTACTGTAGACCCGATGGAATGCTACCCTGCCATATCTGCCAGGAAGACAACCCTAGAAACACTCCCATCTACATTGATGAAACTAAT ATGAAGTCTCACTGCAAGATGCAGCATCGCAGGGCTACTATCAAGTGCACTGAGCAGAACTGCACAGTTCTGTTCAACTCACTGGCTGATAAAGAACTGCACAGATTCTATTGCCATAAGAAAGCCTATG GTTGGTGGATCCTTTGA